A window from Dioscorea cayenensis subsp. rotundata cultivar TDr96_F1 chromosome 10, TDr96_F1_v2_PseudoChromosome.rev07_lg8_w22 25.fasta, whole genome shotgun sequence encodes these proteins:
- the LOC120269982 gene encoding adenylate kinase 4, whose protein sequence is MASGSAVDLEDVPSVELMTELLRRFKCSSKPDKRLILIGPPGSGKGTQSPIIKDEYCLCHLATGDMLRAAVAAKTPLGIKAKEAMDKGDLVSDDLVVGIIDEAIKKPSCQKGFILDGFPRTVVQAEKLDEMLAKQDTKIDKVLNFAIDDAILEERITGRWIHQASGRTYHTKFAPPKVPGIDDVTGDPLMQRKDDTAEVLKSRLEAFHRQTEPVVDYYTKKGVVAELHAEKPPKEVTAEVQKALA, encoded by the exons ATGGCGAGCGGTAGCGCTGTGGATTTGGAGGATGTTCCCTCAGTTGAGCTTATGACGGAGCTCCTTCGCCGCTTCAAGTGCTCCTCCAAGCCTGACAAGCGCCTTATCCTCATTG GTCCGCCAGGATCTGGGAAAGGCACCCAATCACCAATTATAAAGGATGAATATTGCCTGTGTCACTTGGCGACTGGTGATATGTTGAGAGCTGCTGTAGCTGCTAAGACCCCACTTGGAATCAAAGCCAAAGAAGCCATGGACAAg GGAGACCTTGTTTCTGATGATTTGGTTGTTGGAATAATTGATGAAGCCATAAAAAAACCATCATGCCAGAAAGGTTTCATACTTGATGGATTTCCAAGGACTGTTGTGCAGGCAGAAAAG CTTGATGAAATGCTAGCAAAGCAAGACACCAAAATTGACAAAGTGCTCAACTTTGCAATAGATGATGCTATACTAGAAGAAAGAATTACTGGCCGTTGGATCCATCAAGCAAGTGGGAGGACTTACCATACAAAATTTGCACCTCCAAAGGTTCCTGGCATTGATGAT GTCACAGGAGATCCCCTGATGCAAAGGAAAGACGACACTGCAGAGGTCCtcaagtcaagacttgaagcTTTTCACAGACAAACTGAACCT GTTGTTGATTATTATACCAAGAAGGGTGTTGTCGCAGAACTTCACGCCGAGAAACCACCAAAAGAAGTTACTGCAGAGGTTCAGAAAGCTCTTGCATGA